Part of the Aquabacterium sp. NJ1 genome, TGTCGTTGCACAGCTCGATGCACTCGTCGCAGATGAAGACCGACGGGCCGGCGATGAGCTTCTTCACCTCGTGCTGGCTCTTTCCGCAGAAGGAGCAGTAGAGGATTTTTTCGCTGGAGGAGCCTTTTTTATCTGCCATGGTGCAGGCCTGTCAAAGAGTCGGCAAGGGGGGTTGAGGACATGATAAGACAAATGCCCTGGCGGCGATCCCCGTGAACTGCCCCATCTTGGCGCGGCTTTTTTGCCACTTTCAGGGGTGTTTCGGGGTGCCAGGGCACCTGTCGGCTCACTGCCGCTTGTCCAGCACCTTGTCGATGAGTCCGTAGGTGGCGGCCTCATCGGCCGACATGTAGTAGTCGCGTTCGGTATCGTTCTGGATCTTCTCCAGGGGCTGGCCGGAACGCTCGGCCAGGATACGGTTGAGTTGCTCGCGGGTCTTGAGGATCTCGCGGGCGTGGATTTCGATGTCCGTGGCCTGACCTTGGGCGCCGCCCAGAGGCTGGTGGATCATGATCTTGGAGTTGGGCAGCGCGAAACGCTTGCCCTTGGCACCGGCGGCCAGCAGGAAGGCCCCCATAGACGCAGCCATGCCCATACAAAGTGTGGACACGTCGGGCTTGATGAACTGCATGGTGTCGAAAATCGACATGCCAGCGCTCACGCTGCCGCCAGGCGAGTTGATGTAGAACGAGATGTCCTTGTCCGGGTTCTCGCTCTCCAGGAACAGCATCTGAGCCACGACCAGGTTAGCGGTGGCGTCATTGACGGGGCCGACCAGGAAGATCACCCGCTCGCGCAAGAGGCGGCTGTAGATGTCATAGGCGCGTTCACCACGACCTGATTGCTCAATGACCATGGGCACCAGGCCCAGGTTCTGAATGTCCGTTGCGCTCATGTGCTTCCTTCTGTAGGTGGCACCTCATTCGTGCGAGGAACCACAAATGTGAGGTTGTGAAAAAGATTATGACGCTGGATACGCCCCGGTCGAACGCGAGAAAAAGCGCACGACTACCTTGGTCGTCTTTCCGTTGTTTGCAAGCACAGACAAAGTCGCACAAAACAAAAGGCACCTGCTTCCACTGGGGATTGCAGGTGCCCTTTGCAGAAAGAAAGCGAGGGTTGGCAAACGCCCGGCATTCACCGGGCAGAAGCAAACCCCACTGTGCTGCTGGGAAATCAGGCAGC contains:
- the clpP gene encoding ATP-dependent Clp endopeptidase proteolytic subunit ClpP, whose translation is MSATDIQNLGLVPMVIEQSGRGERAYDIYSRLLRERVIFLVGPVNDATANLVVAQMLFLESENPDKDISFYINSPGGSVSAGMSIFDTMQFIKPDVSTLCMGMAASMGAFLLAAGAKGKRFALPNSKIMIHQPLGGAQGQATDIEIHAREILKTREQLNRILAERSGQPLEKIQNDTERDYYMSADEAATYGLIDKVLDKRQ